Within Streptomyces roseirectus, the genomic segment GCCGGGGTGATCCGCGCCAACGGGGCGTCCCAGCAAGGGGAGTTGTCCATGCCCTGCTCCCAGGGGTGGACGACCGAGGCGAGGCCGGCGCCGCCGAGGTCACGCCGGTGCAGCAGATAGCGGTGCCAGGCCGCGAGCCGTGGGTACACCCGGGACAGGAAGCCGCGCGCCCGCGACACACCGGGGTCGGCGCAGTGCACCAGCCAGGCGGCGAGCGCGTGCACCGGTGGCTGCACGATGCCGGAGGTCTGTACCGTGCGCGGGGCGCCCGCCGCGCGCCCGGCGACCGAGGAACGCCAGAAGTCGGGGCTCGGGAAGTACGCGTCGAGCGGGACGGAGGGGTTGAAGACGATGTGCGGGATCCGTCCGTCGTCCCACTGCGCCGCGAGCAGCGTCTCCAGTTCGGTCTGCGCGCGCACCGGCGAGACGTGCCTGAGGCCGATCGCGATGAACGCCGAGTCCCACGACCACTGGTGCGGGTACAGGCTGCGGGAGGGGACCGTCGAGGTCCCGGTCCAGTTGTCCCGTAGTACCCCTACCGCCCTGAGGTGCAGCGACCCCGTACCACCGGGATCGTATGCAGTGGTGTACCCCGCGGTGCGGGCGATGAGCTGGGCAGTGCGATCCACGCGGGGCTCCCCGACGACGACATGGCTGACCGGCCGGTTCGGTAGTGGCTACCGTAGGGTTACGTCTATTTAACACGCAAAACTCAATATGTAATGCAGGCTTGGGAAACACAAGGGGGTGCGCATGACCGGTCGGACGTCCGCACGGGGTCAGGTTCGGGGTCAGGCGAGCGCCGGAGAACTGCTCGCCCTGGTACGCAGCGGGCGGGCGACGACGCGCGGTGCGCTCCAGCAGCTGACGGGGCTCTCGCGGGCCACCGTCGGGCAGCGGCTCGACCGACTCTTCCGCGCGGGCTGGCTGCGCGAGGGCGCCGGGGGACCGGTCGACTCACCTCTGGGGGGACGGCCGTCCATCACCCTGGAGTTCGACGACGCGCACGCCGTCGTCCTCACGGCGGACCTGGAGACCCGGCACGCCCGCGCGGCCGTCCTCTCCCTCACCGGCGAGATCCTGGCCGAGCACTCCGGGACCCTCGTCATCGAGGACGGCCCCGAGCAGGTCCTCACCGAACTCGGGCGCTGGTTCGCCGAGTTGCTGGAGAAGGCGGGCCACCGGGCGGACGAGGTGTGCGGCATCGGCCTCGCGGTGCCGGGCCCCGTCGACATCGAGACGGGCCGCGTCGTCCAGCCGCCGATCATGCCGGGCTGGGACGGCTACGACATAAGAGGCCGCCTCTCCAGGGCCTTCACCGACCATACCGGGGCGCCCCCGGTGCCGGTGCTCGTCGACAACGACGCCAACCTCATGGCGTACGGGGAGCAGCGCTCCGGGCACCCGGACTGCTCGGCGTTCGTGCTGGTCAAGGTGTCCACCGGGATCGGCGCCGGCGTCGTCGTCGGCGGCTCGGTCTTCCGGGGGATCGACGGGGGCGCGGGCGACATCGGGCACATCCGGGTGGGCGCCGAGGCGCTGTGCCGCTGCGGGTCGTACGGGTGCCTCGCGGCCGTCGCCAGCGGGGGCGCCGTCGCGCGTCGGCTGGCGGAGGCCGGGGTGCCGGCGGCCTCGGGGGCGGACGTGCGGGACCTGCTCGCCTCGGGGCACCCGGAGGCGGCGGCGCTCGCGCGGGAGGCCGGGCGGCAGGTCGGCGACGTCCTCGCCACCGTTGTCACCCTCCTCAACCCGGGCGTCCTG encodes:
- a CDS encoding ROK family protein; the encoded protein is MTGRTSARGQVRGQASAGELLALVRSGRATTRGALQQLTGLSRATVGQRLDRLFRAGWLREGAGGPVDSPLGGRPSITLEFDDAHAVVLTADLETRHARAAVLSLTGEILAEHSGTLVIEDGPEQVLTELGRWFAELLEKAGHRADEVCGIGLAVPGPVDIETGRVVQPPIMPGWDGYDIRGRLSRAFTDHTGAPPVPVLVDNDANLMAYGEQRSGHPDCSAFVLVKVSTGIGAGVVVGGSVFRGIDGGAGDIGHIRVGAEALCRCGSYGCLAAVASGGAVARRLAEAGVPAASGADVRDLLASGHPEAAALAREAGRQVGDVLATVVTLLNPGVLMIAGDLAGTPFLTGVRELLYQRALPRSTAHLEVVTSRLGERAGLVGAGAMVVEHLYAPERVEERLVALGY